Sequence from the Sander lucioperca isolate FBNREF2018 chromosome 16, SLUC_FBN_1.2, whole genome shotgun sequence genome:
acacagccgtCTTCTACCGTATACTAAgtggaactatattctcagaaggtcaagctctgctacttctgctacttgggcggagggaTTAGCACAACACCGAAAAGCACCGTTACTTCCGTCAGCAAAACCAATGTGAATGCTAGTTAGTAGAGAACGTGACTGGTGATCTGGTTCTGGTGACTGGTTCTGTTGTCTGACTGGTTCTGGTGACTGGTGATCTGGTTCTGGTGACTGGTTCTGTTGTCTGACTGGTTCTGGTGACTGGTgatctggttctggttctgttgTCTGACTGGTTCTGGTGACTGACTGGTTCTGTTGCAGTGAGGAGAACGTCTGGAAGCTGTGTGAGTTTGTCCGAGCGGAGAGAACAGCACCGCTGGAACATCTGTTCGTGGTTTTCATCTCAAATGAGAACAGAACGGTGAGAACATCTGGAGAACATCTGGGAACACTATGGGCCGCACAACATCTGTCAGAGTCTACTAAACATCTGTCAGGTTCTACTAAACATCTGTCAGGTTCTACTAAACATCTGTCAGGTTCTACTAAACATCTGTCAGGTTCTGTTCTGTCTGTTCTCTCTgttctgtctgttctctgttctgtcctgtctgttctctgtctgttctctgttctgtcctgtctgttctctgtctgttctctgtctgttctctgtctgttctctgtctgttctctgtctgttctgtctgttctctgttctgtcctgtcctgtctgttctctgtctgttctctgttctgtcctgtctgttctctgtctgttctctgtctgttctctgtctgttctctctgttctctgtctgttctctcttctgtcctgtctgtcctctgtctgttctgtctgttctctctgttctctgtctgttctctgtctgttctctctgttctctgtctgttctctgtctgttctctctTCTGTCCTGTCTGTTCTCTGTTCTGTcctgtctgttctctgtctgttctctgtctgttctctgtctgttctctctgttctctgtctgttctctgtctgttctctctTTGTTCTCTCTTCTGTCCTGTCTGTcctctgtctgttctctgtctgttctctgtcctgtctgttctctgttctgtctgttctctgtctgttctgtctgttctctgtctgttctctgtctgtcctctgtctgttctctgtctgttctctgtcctgtctgttctctgttctgtctgttctctgtctgttctgtctgttctctgtctgttctctgtctgttctctgtctgttctctgtctgtcctgtctgtcctgtctgttctgtctgtcctgtctgttctctgtcctgtctgtcctgtctgttctgtctgttctctgttctgtctgttctgtctgtAGGTTCCTCTGTGGAAGCAGAAGTCTGGGCGAGGAGACCAGCCGGTGATCTGGGTCGGTGACATCACTGCTATgattaatgatgatgatgatgatgtcattgatgatgatgatgatgatgtcattgATGATGTCATCGGGGTGTGTTTTAGGACTACCACGTCATCCTGCTGCAGCGGGGACCTCAGGGTTCTTCTTTTGTGGTGTATGACCTGGACTCTGAGCTGGAGTTCCCCTGCAGCCTGAAGCTGTACGCAGCCGAGGCCCTACGCTCAGACACACACCTGAGAGGCTGTTAccataggtacacacacacacacacacacacacacacacacacacacacacacctgagaggCTGTTAccataggtacacacacacacacacacacacacacacacacctgagaggCTGTTAccataggtacacacacacacacacacacacacacacacacacacacacacctgagaggCTGTTAccataggtacacacacacacacacacacacacacacctgagaggCTGTTAccataggtacacacacacacacacacacacacacacacacacacacacacacacacacacacacacacacacacacctgagaggCTGTTAccataggtacacacacacacacacacacacctgagaggCCGTTAccataggtacacacacacacacacacacacacacacacctgagaggCCGTtaccacaggtacacacacacacacacacacacacacacacctgagaggCCGTTAccataggtacacacacacacacacacacacacacacacacagactacctTTTACTGTAACCGTGTCATGTATGTGGAGGAAGTGACATCACAGCGAGTCTCCCGTGTCTCTGTTCCAACAGGAAGTTGCGTGTGGTCCCTGCTGACAGCTTCCTGTGTAACTTTGCGTCCGACCGCTCCCACATGAAGAACTCTGACGGGTCCTGGAAGATGCCCCCCCCAGCCTACCCCCCCATCCACACGGCAGGTCTGCCAGaaatacacagtacacacagatatacacacagatatacacacagatatacacagtacacacagatatacacacagatatacacacagatatacacacagatatacacagtacacacagatatacacacagatatacacacagaaatacacagtacacacagatatacacacagaaatacacagtacacacagatatacacacagaaatacacaatacacacagatatacacacagaaatacacaatacacacagatatacacacatggaatacacacatatatacacacagaaatacacacagatatacacacatggaatacacacagatatacacacagaaatacacaatacacacatatatacacacagaaatacacagatatacacacagaaacacacaatacacacagatatacacacagaaacacacaatacacacagatatacacacagaaatacacaatacacacagatatacacgcattaaatacacaatacacacagaaatacacacaaaaatacatacagatatacacacatgaaatacacacagaaacacacaatacacacagatatacacacatgaaatacacacagaaatacacaatacacaccGATATACACACATGGAATACACACATGAAATACACccagaaatacacacagaaacacacaatacacacagatatacacacatgaaatacacacagaaatacacaatacacccagaaatacacaatacacccatgaaatacacacagaaatacacacagaaacacacaatacacacagatatacacacatgaaatacacacagaaatacacccatgaaatacacacagaaacacacagatatacacacatggaatacacacagaaatacacacatgaaATACACCCATGAAATACACCAGATGTCTAAACTAACCTAGAGGTTAGTACCAGATATCTAAACTAACCTAGATATGTCTAAACTAACCTAGAGACGTCTAAACTAACCTAGAGACGTCTAAACTAACCTAGAGGTTAATACCAGATGTCTAAACTAACCTAGAGACGTCTAAACTAATCTAGATATGTCTAAACTAACCTAGAGACGTCTAAACTAATCTAGATATGTCTAAACTAATCTAGATATGTCTAAACTAACCTAGAGACGTCTAAACTAATCTAGATATGTCTAAACTAATCTAGATATGTCTAAACTAACCTAGAGACGTCTAAACTAATCTAGAGGTTAGTACCAGATGTCTAAACTAACCTAGGGACGTCTAAACTAACCTAGGGACGTCTAAACTAACCTAGAGGTTAATACCAGATGTCTAAACTAACCTAGAGACGTCTAAACTAACCTAGAGGTTAATACCAGATGTCTAAACTAACCTAGAGACGTCTAAACTAACCTAGAGGTTAATACCAGATGTCTAAACTAACCTAGAGACGTCTAAACTAATCTAGATATGTCTAAACTAACCTAGAGACGTCTAAACTAATCTAGATATGTCTAAACTAACCTAGAGACGTCTAAACTAATCTAGATATGTCTAAACTAATCTAGATATGTCTAAACTAACCTAGAGATGTCTAAACTAATCTAGATATGTCTAAACTAACCTAGAGACGTCTAAACTAATCTAGATATGTCTAAACTAACCTAGATATTAATACCAGATGTCTAAACTAACCTAGAGGTTAATACCAGATGTCTAAACTAACCTAGAGACGTCTAAACTAATCTAGATATGTCTAAACTAACCTAGAGATGTCTAAACTAACCTAGATATTAATACCAGATGTCTAAACTAACCTAGATATGTCTAAACTAATCTAGATATGTCTAAACTAACCTAGAGATGTCTAAACTAATCTAGATATGTCTAAACTAACCTAGAGATGTCTAAACTAACCTAGATATTAATACCAGATGTCTAAACTAACCTAGATATGTCTAAACTAATCTAGATATGTCTAAACTAACCTAGAGATGTCTAAACTAACCTAGATATTAATACCAGATGTCTAAACTAATCTAGATATGTCTAAACTAACCTAGAGACGTCTAAACTAACCTAGAGGTTAATACCAGATGTCTAAACTAACCTAGAGACGTCTAAACTAACCTAGAGGTTAATACCAGATGTCTAAACTAACCTAGAGACGTCTAAACTAACCTAGAGGTTAATACCAGATGTCTAAACTAACCTAGAGACGTCTAAACTAATCTAGATATGTCTAAACTAACCTAGAGACGTCTAAACTAATCTAGATATGTCTAAACTAACCTAGAGACGTCTAAACTAACCTAGAGACGTCTAAACTAATCTAGAGACGTCTAAACTAACCTAGAGGTTAATACCAGATGTCTAAACTAACCTAGAGACGTCTAAACTAATCTAGATATGTCTAAACTAACCTAGAGACGTCTAAACTAATCTAGATATGTCTAAACTAACCTAGAGACGTCTAAACTAACCTAGAGACGTCTAAACTAACCTAGAGACGTCTAAACTAACCTAGAGGTTAATACCAGATGTCTAAACTAACCTAGAGACGTCTAAACTAATCTAGATATGTCTAAACTAACCTAGAGACGTCTAAACTAATCTAGATATGTCTAAACTAACCTAGAGACGTCTAAACTAATCTAGATATGTCTAAACTAACCTAGAGGTTAATACCAGATGTCTAAACTAACCTAGAGACGTCTAAACTAATCTAGGGGTTAATACCAGATGTCTAAACTAACCTAGAGATGTCTAaactaacctaggggttattaactgtcTGTATACTTACAGAGTTCTCAGTGCCTGGGTTAACATGTTGGGACCTCATTCTGCTACCGTTGAAgtctggtgatattttgagcctttttagtggtatataAATAGTGAtctgtttttacgttccctggtccctgaatactagcgttgtaagctaaccagcggtccgcgctagcttatttcaagctccaaactcatcagattagcatgaaaacacagTGGTACACATCTGGTACTAACCTCTGGGTTAGTTTAGACATCTGGTATTAACCTCTGGGTTAGTTTAGACATCTGGTACTATCCTCTGGGTTAGTTTAGACATCTGGTACTAACCTCTGGGTTAGTTTagcaccggaattgtcctttaaaccgTTAATTTAAATTATAAGAGTACCACAGGGATAGTGGAACTGGAACCACGGGGATAGTGGAACCGGTTCCACAGTGGAACCACAGGGATAGTGGAACTGGTTCCACAGTGGAACCACAGGGATAGTGTAACTGGTTTCATTGTGGAACCACAGGGATAGTGGAActggttcctacgcaaacggtagtattcggaccagattagaacgcaaattttggtTCTGACTGAAATATTTCCCCTCTGTCGCTCCAGACAGCAGCAGACGTGCGCTCTACTatcacagctgatagacggcttGTTGTTCAGgctccgaaacagacgtaaaaatatccccctctctctgtagtctaccgttagcacgctaccgtaaatgtaggctacttttaaaatgccatattttccctctgggctcaccaaaacagacgtaaaggcatattaaccattcactgcacgggATCGCTAGTTAACATATATTACACtggctctgctagtctatcgttcaggaccAGACCCTGAAGCctggtggggggggtgggggtctgCCCTTTCTGactcctccctgtgtgtccaGACCTCTTGGAGGTTTCTCCTACAGGTTCAGGACAGGCCACAAGTCAGGAGAggttgcaaattacatttgctgtgtgtgtgtgtgtgtgtgtgtgtgtgtgtgtgtgtgtgtgtgtgtgtgtgtgtgtgtgtgtgtgtgtgtgtgtgtgtgtgtgtgtgtgtgtgtgtgtgtgtgtgtgtgtgtgtgtgtgtctctgctctgtgtgtgtgtgtctctgtctctgtgtgtctctgtctctgtgtgtgtgtgtgtgtgtctctgtgtgtgtgtgtctgtgtgtgtgtgtgtgtgtctctgtctctgtgtgtgtgtgtgtgtgtgtgtctctgtgtgtgtgtgtgtgtgtgtgtgtgtgtgtgtgtgtgtgtgtgtgtgtgtgtgtgtgtgtgtgtgtgtctctgtctctgtctctgtgtgtgtgtgtgtgtgtgtgtgtgtgtgtgtgtgtgtatcgtaaaaatccaaatggtacccaaccctagtcatgATGACATCACTGTGATGCATTTCCTCCCCAGAGAGTCAGATGAACCTGGATGACTTCATCAGCGTGAGTCCAGCTGTCGGCTGGGGGGACGTCTTCAGTCTGGACCACTTCCTGTTGGTACACCTGGGCCactgatgcattctgggaggtCTTCAGTCTGGACCACTTCCTGTTGGTACACCTGGGCCactgatgcattctgggaggtCTTCAGTCTGGACCACTTCCTGTTGGTACACCTGGGCCactgatgcattctgggaggtCTTCAGTCTGGACCACTTCCTGTTGGTACACCTGGGCCactgatgcattctgggaggtCTTCAGTCTGGACCACTTCCTGTTGGTACACCTGGGCCACTGATGCATTCTGGGACAGGGGACAAAATCTCtgggttgtttacatttctttaaaccaatcacaatcgtcctggacggagctcacacacacacacacacacacacacactcacacactcactcattcactaactcacacagacacacactaacacacacacacaccctcccagaacgtggaaggtgtgtgtgtagtttctgaAGAAGATGAGGCAGCAACAACACACAGCTGGCTGAACTGTTTAAAGATGGCGGTTTGTTCAGGACCCCCCGTCTGTctctttcacgtcaccttttggtatcagCTCAGCTCTCTGGGAACCTCCACGTActacataaagtacctgttagctgGTACTACATAAAGTACCTGCTAACAGTAGAGTAGGGTAGGGTAGGGTAGGGTAGAGTAGGGTAGAGTAGAGTAGGGTAgtgtagagtagagtagagtagggTAGTGTAGAGTAGGGTAGAGTAGGGTAGAGTAGAGTAGGGTAGAGTAGGGTAGGGTAGGGTAGGGTAGAGTAGAGTAGGGTAGAGTAGGGTAGGGTAGAGTAGGGTAGAGTAGAGTAGGGTAGTGTAGAGTAGGGTAGAGTAGAGTAGGGTAGTGTAGAGTagggtagagtagagtagagtagagtagagtagagtagggTAGTGTAGAGTAGGGTAGAGTAGGGTAGGGTAGAGTAGGGTAGAGTAGAGTAGGGTAGAGTAGGGTAGGGTAGAGTAGGGTAGGGTAGAGTAGAGTAGGGTAGAGTAGGGTAGGGTAGAGTAGGGTAGAGTAGGGTAGAGTAGAGTAGGGTAGGGTAGAGTAGGGTAGAGTAGGGTAGGGTAGTGTAGAGTAGGGTAGAGTAGAGTAGGGTAGAGTAGGGTAGGGTAGAGTAGAGTAGGGTAGAGTAGGGTAGGGTAGAGTAGGGTAGAGTAGAGTAGGGTAGAGTAGAGTAGGGTAGAGTAGGGTAGAGTAGGGTAGAGTAGAGTAGGGTAGTGTAGAGTAGGGTAGAGTAGGGTAGGGT
This genomic interval carries:
- the wdyhv1 gene encoding protein N-terminal glutamine amidohydrolase encodes the protein MEPEDRITPSRENCVYTSCYCEENVWKLCEFVRAERTAPLEHLFVVFISNENRTVPLWKQKSGRGDQPVIWDYHVILLQRGPQGSSFVVYDLDSELEFPCSLKLYAAEALRSDTHLRGCYHRKLRVVPADSFLCNFASDRSHMKNSDGSWKMPPPAYPPIHTAESQMNLDDFISVSPAVGWGDVFSLDHFLLVHLGH